The genomic stretch TCATCAGGTACGAGAACAGACAGCATGCTGTTGCGATACGTTCCGGTGATGCTTCATGGGAAGAGCGGTCCGGTTTACACCCACGCGTTGCTAGACGAGGGGTCGACGGTGACGCTGATGGAGCAGGAGCTTGCAAGAGAGCTAGGAGTTTCCGGTACTCTCGATCCGCTATGTCTGCTGTACAGTGCTGGCCAGAAACGTGATGAACGCGAGTCGCAGAGAGTGACAGTGCAGGTGTCTAGTGTCGAAGAAAAGGCGCCCGTTTACTCGATGACCGATGTGCGGACGGTTAGCCGGCTTTCACTCCCTAGACAGTCGGTCGATACAGAAGAGCTAAAACGCAAGTTCACGCATCTCGCGACGATTCCAGCACAGTCATATGAAAGTGCTTCTCCACGCCTGTTGATAGGCATCGACCAGTATAGGCTGACGAGACCTCTGAAAACGATAGAAGGAAGTGCGGGACAACCGACAGCTACCAAGACGCGATTGGGATGGCTCATATTTGGTAAGTGCACAGACTACGATAACGATTCGAATTTAGTGCAGCCAGAGTCAAGCTACCACATCTGCGATTGCCAAGGAGCCATCTCAAGGGCAGATCGTATGATGCAGCGTATTTTGAGGTCGACGGTTACGGTCCCGCCAAGCAGCTATCGCTTTCGAAGGAAGATCAACGAGCGCTGGGCGATCCTGCAAGGCAACACGAGGCACATCGATGGGCGGTACGCAACCAGTTTGCTATGGCGGAGTGACAACACTTTTATGCCGGAAAACCGTCACATGGCTGCATCAAGGATGGAGTGTCTCGAGCGGAAAATGCAACGAGATCCGAATCTCGCCGACAACGTAAACCGAATCCTCAGGGAGTATTTGGCGAAAGGTTATGTCAGGCAACTAGGAACGGACGAGCTGAAGGTGTTTTATCCCAGGAAGTGGTACCTACCTGTGTTTCCTGTTACTAACCCTAACAAGCCAGATAAAATCCGCTTGGTTTGGGACGCAGCGGCTGAAGTGAAGGGTGTCTCGCTTAACAAGAAGTTGCTGACCGGACCAGATCTGCTGACGCCGCTACAAACcgtgttgtttcgttttcgcgAGTGTAGGATCGCGGTGGCGGCTGACATTCGCGAGATGTACCACCAGGTACAGATTTACGGTGACGACGTGCACAGCCAAGCGTTTTCTATGGCGATGGGGCGACACCTGTGCAGAACCGCAGGAGTACGTCATGCTGAGGATGACATTCGGTGCAGCTTTGTTCTCCTTGTACGGCGCAATATGTCAAAAACGAGAATGCCGAACTGTATCAATCCCGATACCCTCGAGCGGTCCAATGCATCAAGGAGGAGCATTACGTGGACGACATGTTGACAAGCCTGGAAACCGAGGCGGAGGCCGTCGATCTAGCGCACCAGGTGAGCCACATTCATGCTAACGCAGGGTTTCGGTTACACAATTGGCTGTCGAACAGCCGCAGTGTTGTTGCAGCAGTGCAAGGAAACCCAGAAGCGGTAAAGGAGTTGGATTTTGAGTCGTGCCTGAAGCCGGAGAAAGTGCTGGGAATGTGGTGGGACACTGCAAATGATAGTTTTCAGCTTCAAACTATCCCGCATAAGACACCTCGAACTGGCACGCAAAGATAACCCTTATCTAAGAGGCAGATGCTAAGGACCCTGATGTCCATATACGACCCCTTGGGCTTGATTGCCGGAGTATTGTTCTACTTGAAAGTGCTGCTTCAGGAAGTTTGGCGCCTCAATCTTGGCTGGGATGATGAAGTACCGGACGAGATACAGTGCAAGTGGGATTCCTGATGCAACGATTGCCGGATCTGGAAGGCATTACCATACCACGATGTTACCGGCTGATCACACCCTTTGCTGAATCGTGTCTTCAACTCCACGTGTTCGTCGATGCAGGTGCTGATGGTTACGCGGCGGTCGCGTACTTCAGATTCGAGTTTGATGGCCAAATAGAGTGGCTTTGGTTGGGCAAAAGCAAGAGTAGCTCCGCTTAAATATTTATCCGTTCCAAAACTAGAGTTGCAGGCTGCCGTGATGGGATGCAGATTAGCCTCGTCGATACAGAGTGCTCATCGACATGAAATTCATCGTCACTATTTTTGGACAGACTCGACTGACGTCATAGACTGTATAAATGCGGATCATCGTAAGTACTCTATTTTCGTCGCTCACAGGGTTGCTGAAGTTCTGGAGACAACTACTGTTGACGATTGGAGGTGGCTTCCTACCAAGCTGAATGTAGCCGATGAAGCGACGAAGTGGACCAACCTAAAACATCATCTCGCTTCCAACCGATGGTTTCTTGCGCCGGAGTTCCTGCACATACCTGAAACAGAGTGGAACGTCCCCTTCAGAACACCATCGGGAACCACAAAAGAATTACGGAAGAAGAGAATGCTTGTGGCGCTCACGCTGTACACAACACGTTCATATCCTACGAACGGTTTTCACGCTGGACTCGCCTTGTTCGGACCATTGCCTATGTCCGTCGGTATGTAAACCTGATTTTGAATAACAAACCGAGATCGACAGGTCCTCTCACATCGCGAGGAAATCCAGGAAGCTGAACGAGTCGTCATAAGGGATGTGCAGAGAAATGCATTTCCGGAGGAATACGCCCTACTTCAAAGGCACCGGGAGACACCCGCAGCGCCTTCATGGAAGAACCTTCAACCCCCCGGCAGCTCCCCATTTCGGTGGATCATGGGAGAGAATGATTCAATCGGTTAAACGGATGCTGACTCGCACCCTGAAGGAGAGGCACCCCACGGACGCGGTACTGACAGCAGCGCTCATCGAAGTAGAGAATATGCTAAATTCTCGCCCGCTTACGCACGTTCCGGTCGATGGTGAGGATGATGAGCCGTTAACCCCAAACCATTTCTTGTTAGGATCTTCCGCAGGGACGAAACCTTTGGTTCTGCATGACGATTCTCCCGCGGCCTTGCAGCAGAATTGGAAAGCTGTGCAGGCCAGGATGAATGGCTACTGGAAGAAGTGGGTAAAATCGTACCTGCCAACCCTGACAAGAAGGACGAAATGGTTTGAACCACATAAACCGATCCAACCCGGAGATGTCGTTATTATCGTTGGACGAAAACAACCCGCGGAACTGTTGGCCGAGAGGAAGAGTGGAAAGTGTCATTCCGTCTCGAGATGGAATCATTCTTCGGGTCGTCGTAAGGACAGCACGCGGTACAACGCTGGAGAGGCCGGTGGTTAAGCTGGTCACGCTAAACGTCGCGCAAAAGGTTATCGTTTAGCACAGCAAAACGACTGGTGGACTGTCACTTTATGGTAACGACGCGATCATTGGAGGACGGCACGTGCGCCTTTTGTCAGCTTGTGCTACCGGCCACGAGGGGGCGCGTTGCTTCGGACGACATCGGCGGACGGACCCGAAGCGAAGGATGACGTGGTCTGGCGTGACGATCGAGATAACGAGGAAAGGTCCTTTCTTTTGATCCTGACCAGCGGGCCAAGCGGACGAAATTTTAGTTTCgcaaaataaagtaaagtataCTAAAGAATCCACTCGCCTTCTTTTTGATTGCTGGTCAGGCGTTGCAATTCGCAACAAactgtatcccagcacttcttcgtcttggaatcaaggattttaacatttccgtaacgtgttcaaattgtgctgtaattataggcggaattgagtctcttcaacgttcttaaaatccgtaaacagtgaattaatttcgttttgcatttctgacactttaaaatggtgtacataataattaataagttcctttaattattctagctgtacctctgtcgaacgctacaatgggtacgtagtccatttttgttagctttacgtgctgaccgatcgctatggggatccatccatctgTTTATGGATCTCTGTCCATTGTCTGTAGTAACCGTTATtctattattttctttattttaaatttttacagggattaacttgtttcaatctacgttttgttttcataaatgcctGCGCTGAATCttgaatttctatttttttgtattttattgtagtggtttaaatcaattccttgcttgtgttttaaattttcagctactttttcaattatcgatgaactgtttcttgaaggagtaattatttgcaaaggggtaaatttagtacaagagtgtactgaattgttatatttgaacaaggaaagttgTCTCAAATCTATAGAAGTCATAAGCGGATTCTCGGTTTTAGAAATTCTATATAATTCCAATAGCGTAgagtgaaatctttcgactgtgccattcatttcacttctagcagtggcagttacaaaatgtttgatattgaaggtgtttaaaaattatacgacttcaccggaattgaaagacttttctccgtccatcactataatttttgggggcctgtattttagagtgaattccttaagtacaggaaacacatctacggtagctctagaattaattcgtgctacttgttttccaggaaaagtatatcgatcGAAAAGTATAATCGACTAgttgccccggcgatcttatgTGTTAAGGTAAGTTTAGGGACAATGCCACCTGAAACAACGCAAGGAAGTCGACATGGAGACACAGACAAATTAAGGAAGAAGACTTTTctttacgataaaaagaatgttcgatgaattgtaagacaatcaaattttgattgtcGGCCAGGTAGCAGCTCTGCGGAACATGCGGAACATTTCCTGTAATCATTTTAAGACGACGGCATGCTTTGCcaagagaacaaaacattcaatacatAGTATTACATAGCCTTTAAAATCACACGATTAGGATCATTGGTGGATTACTGATTTGTATAAATTCATCAGTAAATTATATCACCTATACGAGTCAGTACGTATTATGCGATTGCCGACACACCAGATCGGTGTTATGAAAGTCACGATCTTATGATTTTGATAACGGTTGGCGTTTCGTGCGTTTAATTTTCTCGATAGTAATCATTGTATCTAACCGTCAGATTACGATAGATAGAtatggtatacgatagactctctatggcagtattcgcgtcaatgttattatgctgtatgtctgctattattgcgtttgtttcatttttactaagtactcTTGGTTCGTAATcataatttcgctagggtatgctatcaattagtatgttcgccttttcagacaagaattttaagttaatttagaatatttatggaatataattccgttgaaaactatcaaaaatatctactgctgtttttaccttctgcaagctatcctccagtgcgatgttaaatccctattgattataacttgggcgttattattctgaattagttaattaatagtagaattgattaatcttatttgtatctttgcgtttgtaaaatatttaataaattcctttcagtcatatcattagtatgtactgttattatcttaaaatcgaaaagaggttctaatttctacgttttgattaccttcttttattatgaacTTGATGCCGAAAGCATttagaggtccttcagtagatggtatatatatcgaaccacagtcgggtgccgaatgctgggttgctgtcatagagcagcaaatcctacttaaggcgtcggccacgacatttgcttttcctgacttgtagattgtttcataatcgtgctcttcgagataagatttccatctctttaattttgcattagtatttttctgtgaagtgtaaaagtaagtggctgatgactgttactatcttaaatttagttccatacaaatagttcctaagggttttcaatgaccaaattttagccaacatttccttttcgaaagcggaatatgcttcttcggttttgttaacgatcgagaagcgaaatgtatggattgtcagtaccaatttcaccctatgacaatactgcttcctatagcatagttcaaagcatcggttgttagcacaaagggtttactataatcaggataaattttcagtttttcaaagcatcAACTTGTTCGGttcgtcaatgtgatttttttgttagacttaggatttttttctcctcttaatatactagtaagtggctttgctatttttgcaaagtctttcacaaactttctataataatcATTAGACCTAAAATTATCgtggcatttttattgttgttggagcaacaaacttctttatcgctccaacttctgggggttgggtttaattccactactcgttataatgtgtcctagaaattcaacttctttgttgtaagaattctgactcATCCAGTTAAACCTTtaattagctgcatttagtgctttaagaatcgtgtccaatttcccaaatgttcttccaaggattttccaaatactatcacatcatccatgtaaatgtagcacattttgccaatataatttcttaaaacgtcatcaatggctctttgaaagatcgccggggcgttctttaatccaaaaggcattcgcgtaaattcatattttccgttataatagaaaatgctgttttttctatgtcggatggtttcatcttgatttgatgaaagccagaagctaaatcaagagtagagaaatattgttgtcctcttaattgttccagaacataaCGCTATCTCacgcatgggatacctttcgcttattgtctttcatttaatttcatgtaatctacgaccctacggaattttttttttcctgggatgTCCTGTAACTGGGATGTCCAGCCGGATCTCTACGGTCTATTATTCCATcttctaaaagcttttttatttgtatattcacctcttctatgcaagcggcaggataaggatacacgcgttgatgtactggtatatcatcagtagtattgatggtacattcaacatttgtagcacatgataattttaaattaggttcgtaaaagactgatgaattatcgtgcaatattttcataattttttgtttagtggaagaaatccaatgatcattcacacgcaaatcaaccatattattgttctctttaaaaggtattttaaatatggtatagaaaatctttctccatcatctgtagttat from Anopheles stephensi strain Indian chromosome Y unlocalized genomic scaffold, UCI_ANSTEP_V1.0 chrY27, whole genome shotgun sequence encodes the following:
- the LOC118515180 gene encoding uncharacterized protein LOC118515180, which produces MSSLDAPAILWALREKEAEVVRLREDRGQTTFSPDKPLPCSTAKRITVTDDGELSQSQIAARQAVRSTRTFGFSDDENILRLQGALRGKALRMVQSRLRKADNLDQIMAALEKSYGRADVLVNSLLEQIREAPALKPERLDSFIEYGELVAEICATVKTKGASERLYDAALLQELVDRMPAFLRWSWGMHRRQLKGVTLNDFGAWIQEATDGAMAVTPPQPKKKTTTRQVHAQHVETHVTQSSRNRACAVCNKDTCVAVGKHYGPCSVRVECGLQGCVAKHHRKLHRTTSEERPVEINHQSGPVYTHALLDEGSTVTLMEQELARELGVSGTLDPLCLLYSAGQKRDERESQRVTVQVSSVEEKAPVYSMTDVRTVSRLSLPRQSVDTEELKRKFTHLATIPAQSYESASPRLLIGIDQYRLTRPLKTIEGSAGQPTATKTRLGWLIFGKCTDYDNDSNLVQPESSYHICDCQGAISRADRMMQRILRSTVTVPPSSYRFRRKINERWAILQGNTRHIDGRYATSLLWRSDNTFMPENRHMAASRMECLERKMQRDPNLADNVNRILREYLAKGYVRQLGTDELKVFYPRKWYLPVFPVTNPNKPDKIRLVWDAAAEVKGVSLNKKLLTGPDLLTPLQTVLFRFRECRIAVAADIREMYHQLCSPCTAQYVKNENAELYQSRYPRAVQCIKEEHYVDDMLTSLETEAEAVDLAHQ